One Myxocyprinus asiaticus isolate MX2 ecotype Aquarium Trade chromosome 20, UBuf_Myxa_2, whole genome shotgun sequence genomic region harbors:
- the sgms1a gene encoding phosphatidylcholine:ceramide cholinephosphotransferase 1, with protein sequence MKEVRLWTTTDVSDWLTEEGMQEYSDALHNMDGPALLCLSEEDFKAPPLSLVTGDSGRQLLERIETLRFTSHMKAHKSNNHENGLHTNGHAGITLANGSVSNGKILNGGHKNGFRAEPVRILIPLPSEQERTPFPTEWLKTGVAFLYALCCFFTTTVVISVVHERVPPKEESPPLPDKFFDLFDRVQWAFSICEINGMLLVGLWFAQWCLLKHRSIIGRRFFFIVGTLYLYRCVTMYVTTLPVPGMHFKCSPKLFGDWEAQLRRVMKMMAGGGLSITGSHSLCGDYLYSGHTVMLTLTYLFIKEYSPRRFWWYHWFCWVLSAVGIFCILLAHDHYTIDVVVAYFITTRLFWWYHTMANQQALKENSASNLLSRVWWFGPFRYFESNIRGIVPRNYQLPFLWQTLTTTWVKYNKLESRES encoded by the exons ATGAAGGAGGTAAGGCTCTGGACGACCACCGATgtctctgattggctgactgAGGAGGGCATGCAAGAGTATTCAGATGCATTGCATAACATGGATGGCCCCGCCCTCTTGTGTCTCTCTGAAGAGGACTTCAAAGCCCCGCCCTTGTCGTTAGTAACTGGGGACAGTGGTCGACAACTGTTAGAGCGAATAGAGACTTTGCGCTTCACCAGCCATATGAAGGCACACAAGAGCAACAACCATGAAAATGGTCTCCACACAAATGGACATGCCGGCATCACTCTTGCCAATGGCAGTGTTAGCAATGGGAAGATCCTTAATGGTGGACATAAGAACGGATTCCGCGCCGAGCCGGTTCGCATCTTGATTCCGTTGCCCTCTGAGCAGGAGCGCACGCCGTTTCCCACGGAGTGGTTAAAAACAGGTGTGGCCTTCCTGTATGCTCTGTGCTGCTTTTTCACAACAACAGTTGTGATCTCAGTGGTGCACGAGCGCGTTCCCCCCAAAGAAGAGTCCCCGCCCTTGCCGGATAAGTTCTTTGATCTGTTTGATCGTGTGCAGTGGGCGTTTTCCATCTGTGAGATCAATGGAATGCTGCTTGTGGGACTGTGGTTTGCACAATGGTGTCTGCTCAAACACAG GTCCATAATTGGCCGACGGTTCTTTTTCATCGTGGGCACTCTGTACCTATACAGATGTGTGACCATGTATGTAACGACATTACCCGTGCCAGGCATGCACTTTAAGTGCTCTCCCAAG CTTTTCGGTGACTGGGAGGCCCAGTTGCGTCGGGTAATGAAAATGATGGCAGGTGGTGGCCTGTCAATCACTGGCTCTCACTCTTTGTGTGGAGATTACCTGTACAGTGGACACACCGTGATGCTAACGCTAACATACCTCTTTATTAAAGAGT ATTCTCCACGTAGGTTTTGGTGGTATCACTGGTTCTGCTGGGTCCTGAGTGCAGTTGGTATATTCTGCATACTGTTGGCTCATGACCACTACACCATTGATGTGGTGGTGGCCTACTTCATAACTACACGCCTCTTCTGGTGGTACCATACAATGGCCAATCAACAG GCTTTAAAGGAGAATTCTGCTAGCAACCTGTTATCTCGTGTCTGGTGGTTTGGTCCATTCCGGTACTTTGAGAGTAACATCCGGGGCATTGTGCCTCGGAACTACCAGCTGCCGTTCTTGTGGCAAACACTGACGACCACCTGGGTTAAGTACAACAAGCTGGAATCCCGGGAGTCGTGA